The following proteins are encoded in a genomic region of Spirosoma sp. SC4-14:
- a CDS encoding rod shape-determining protein, translating to MGLFNFLTSDIAIDLGTANTLIIHKDRIVVDEPSIIAMDKASGKVLAIGHKAMQMHEKTNENIKTIRPLKDGVIADFTAAELMIRGMIKMIDTGSKLFSPSHRMVICIPSGITEVEKRAVKDSAEHAGAKEVYMVHEPIAAAIGIGIDITQPNGTMIVDIGGGTTEIAVIALSGIVCEQSIRIAGDVFTRDIVDYMRREHNLLIGERSAEQIKMEVGSALPELDNPPADYEIRGRDLMTGIPKEIKVTYSEIAYSLDKSISKIEEATMKALEISPPELSADIYTNGIHLTGGGALLHGLDKRLGAKTKLPIHVADDPLKAVVKGTGEVIKNLDLYKSVLIS from the coding sequence ATGGGACTTTTCAACTTTTTAACTAGCGACATTGCGATTGACCTGGGCACGGCGAATACCTTGATTATTCACAAGGATCGGATTGTGGTGGATGAGCCTTCGATTATTGCAATGGACAAAGCCAGCGGTAAAGTGCTGGCTATTGGCCATAAGGCCATGCAAATGCACGAAAAGACCAATGAGAATATCAAGACGATTCGCCCGCTGAAAGACGGTGTAATTGCCGATTTTACGGCTGCCGAGCTCATGATTCGGGGTATGATCAAAATGATCGATACAGGCAGTAAACTGTTCTCTCCGTCGCACCGGATGGTGATTTGTATTCCGTCGGGAATTACCGAAGTGGAGAAACGGGCCGTTAAAGACTCGGCCGAACATGCTGGCGCAAAAGAAGTGTATATGGTACACGAACCTATTGCGGCTGCTATCGGAATTGGGATCGACATTACTCAGCCGAACGGTACGATGATCGTTGATATTGGAGGAGGTACTACCGAAATTGCGGTTATTGCATTGTCGGGTATTGTCTGCGAACAATCGATTCGTATTGCTGGCGATGTGTTTACCCGCGACATTGTCGATTACATGCGTCGGGAGCATAATTTGCTGATCGGCGAACGCTCGGCCGAGCAAATCAAAATGGAAGTTGGATCGGCACTCCCCGAACTCGATAATCCACCTGCCGACTACGAAATTCGTGGTCGCGATCTGATGACGGGTATTCCTAAAGAAATCAAGGTTACCTATAGTGAAATTGCTTACTCGCTCGACAAATCAATCTCGAAAATTGAAGAGGCTACTATGAAAGCCCTCGAAATTTCGCCACCAGAATTGTCGGCCGATATTTACACGAATGGTATTCACCTGACTGGCGGAGGAGCGTTGTTGCACGGGCTCGATAAGCGTCTGGGCGCAAAAACCAAACTGCCCATCCACGTTGCCGACGATCCGCTCAAGGCTGTTGTGAAAGGAACCGGCGAAGTGATCAAAAATCTGGATCTGTATAAATCCGTTCTGATTAGCTAA
- the mreC gene encoding rod shape-determining protein MreC codes for MGELVEFFIRSRNFILFVLLEVLCFYFIINTSNYWSVTYFNTSNRYAAQVLAWANAANEYANLRQANADLAMENQQLRTKLTKALQSHPIAPAEYQADSTFADRFKFTVAKVVNNTTQFANNYITIDKGTDDGMRPGMGVISPTGIVGKIKICNRNFSVITSILHSEYLVSSQLVKAGEIGTAKWDGVDPHLIKLNDISLTKKVSKGDSVVTSERNSTFPPGILIGRVRSIGVQPNKVFYDLTLDLATNFSSLSFVYVVENRLQAEQEQLEKQVETEK; via the coding sequence ATGGGAGAGTTAGTCGAATTTTTTATTCGGAGCCGCAATTTTATATTGTTTGTGTTGCTGGAAGTACTCTGCTTCTATTTTATTATCAACACAAGCAATTACTGGAGCGTCACTTATTTTAATACGTCGAACCGGTATGCGGCTCAGGTGTTGGCATGGGCAAATGCCGCTAACGAATATGCCAATCTAAGGCAGGCTAACGCTGATCTGGCAATGGAAAATCAGCAGTTGCGTACAAAGCTTACGAAAGCATTGCAGAGCCATCCCATTGCTCCTGCCGAATACCAGGCCGATTCGACCTTTGCCGATCGCTTTAAATTTACAGTGGCAAAGGTGGTAAATAACACCACGCAATTCGCTAACAACTACATAACCATCGATAAAGGGACCGACGATGGTATGCGGCCCGGTATGGGCGTTATTTCGCCAACGGGTATAGTTGGGAAGATAAAAATATGTAACCGTAACTTTTCGGTTATTACATCCATTTTACATTCGGAATATCTGGTTTCGTCTCAGTTGGTAAAAGCAGGGGAAATTGGAACCGCAAAATGGGATGGTGTTGATCCTCATCTGATTAAACTCAATGATATTTCGCTTACAAAAAAGGTCAGTAAAGGCGACTCCGTTGTTACGTCAGAGCGTAATTCTACGTTTCCGCCCGGAATTTTGATAGGCCGCGTTCGCTCAATTGGCGTACAACCAAACAAAGTTTTTTATGACCTAACGCTCGATTTAGCGACCAATTTCAGTAGCCTGTCATTTGTTTATGTCGTCGAAAATCGTCTGCAGGCAGAACAGGAGCAATTAGAAAAACAAGTTGAAACCGAAAAATGA
- a CDS encoding GAF domain-containing protein, translated as MAETLIVPQTSDRQSIYNALLPQIAALIEGETDLIANLANITAALKEAFGFFWVGFYLKKDNQLVLGPFQGPIACTRIAFDKGVCGAAYTRKETMLVPDVEQFPGHIACSSASKSEVVVPVFNAAGDVIMVLDVDSDQLNDFSEVDAKGLEQVAAMITRL; from the coding sequence ATGGCCGAAACGCTCATTGTTCCGCAAACGTCGGACCGTCAGTCCATCTATAATGCATTACTTCCCCAGATTGCCGCTCTGATTGAGGGCGAAACCGATTTGATTGCTAATCTGGCAAACATCACGGCTGCTCTGAAAGAAGCCTTTGGTTTTTTCTGGGTTGGTTTTTATCTCAAAAAAGACAATCAGCTCGTGCTTGGACCCTTTCAGGGACCAATTGCCTGCACCCGTATTGCGTTCGACAAAGGTGTATGCGGAGCAGCCTACACACGTAAGGAAACGATGTTGGTACCTGATGTTGAACAGTTTCCCGGACATATTGCCTGTAGCTCGGCATCGAAATCAGAAGTTGTTGTTCCCGTTTTTAATGCAGCAGGCGATGTAATTATGGTGCTGGATGTCGACAGCGACCAGCTCAACGACTTTAGTGAAGTTGACGCGAAAGGCCTGGAGCAGGTAGCAGCTATGATTACCAGGCTCTAG
- a CDS encoding DUF4890 domain-containing protein has translation MLKKIAICGIMFSFLSLPLLAQQTAVPDAPPANRGKMGRGNRSGQTYQMADAATRAQHETDRLTQQLGLDQATSQKVHDAALAHSQKVDAINATSDDNQTKQAALKANADDFKTKLQGILTPDQFAQLQSMKGRMGRDKAGNGRHRGDRPQN, from the coding sequence ATGCTTAAGAAAATTGCCATTTGTGGGATAATGTTCTCGTTCCTGTCATTGCCCTTATTGGCGCAGCAAACAGCAGTTCCCGATGCACCACCGGCAAATCGGGGTAAGATGGGCCGTGGCAACCGGTCAGGACAAACTTATCAGATGGCCGATGCCGCAACCCGCGCTCAGCACGAAACCGACCGATTAACCCAACAACTTGGATTAGATCAGGCAACAAGTCAGAAAGTACACGATGCGGCTCTGGCACACTCCCAGAAAGTTGATGCTATCAACGCTACGTCTGACGATAATCAGACAAAGCAAGCAGCACTGAAGGCCAATGCCGATGATTTCAAAACGAAGCTTCAGGGAATTCTGACACCCGATCAATTCGCACAACTGCAATCGATGAAAGGCCGTATGGGGCGCGATAAAGCGGGCAATGGTCGGCACAGAGGGGACCGTCCGCAGAATTAA
- a CDS encoding 6-bladed beta-propeller — protein MSSSFSRRSFLQQSTLIAAAGIAAPTILSAKTGGFNAETVVLGHNGFRYRVVSGWGVLDAGKNPVNDCHEMVLDAKGRIILLTNETKNNILVYDKSGKLLESWGHEYPGGHGLTLGGEGNDQYLLICDTDRHQVIKTDLKGRELMKLDYPKETGAYAYPSQFKPTETAINPANGDIYVVDGYGLNYVTQYDKTGKLIRYWGGKGDTNDTFDCCHGIVVDRRTANPTLLITDRRHNALKRFSLDGKYLATIALPGSYICRPVIHGENIYGAVFRSTSDSYPDSGYITILDKNDRVISTPGGSEPVYEGAKLMEQRKDRTVSAFLHPHDVLIDEDDSIYVAQWNSKKTYPIKLERVA, from the coding sequence ATGTCTTCTTCATTTTCGCGTCGTTCGTTTCTACAGCAATCTACACTTATAGCAGCAGCAGGCATTGCTGCGCCTACGATTCTGTCAGCAAAAACAGGAGGGTTCAATGCCGAAACGGTCGTGTTGGGGCATAATGGTTTCCGGTATCGGGTGGTGTCGGGTTGGGGGGTGCTGGATGCGGGTAAAAATCCGGTCAACGATTGCCACGAAATGGTGCTCGACGCCAAAGGTCGGATTATTCTATTGACCAACGAAACAAAGAATAACATTCTGGTTTACGATAAATCGGGTAAGTTGCTTGAATCCTGGGGACATGAATACCCCGGTGGGCATGGGCTCACACTTGGTGGCGAAGGCAATGATCAGTACCTTCTCATTTGCGATACTGACCGGCATCAGGTTATCAAGACCGACCTGAAAGGCCGTGAGCTAATGAAACTCGACTACCCGAAAGAAACAGGAGCCTATGCTTATCCGTCGCAGTTTAAACCGACCGAAACGGCTATTAATCCTGCCAATGGTGATATTTATGTCGTCGATGGCTATGGCCTCAACTATGTTACGCAGTATGACAAAACGGGTAAACTTATCCGCTACTGGGGAGGCAAAGGCGACACGAACGACACCTTCGACTGCTGTCATGGTATAGTCGTTGACCGGCGCACGGCTAATCCGACACTGCTGATTACCGACCGTCGGCACAATGCACTCAAACGCTTCTCGCTCGATGGTAAGTATCTGGCAACCATAGCTTTGCCTGGGTCTTATATCTGCCGACCAGTCATTCATGGAGAGAATATCTATGGGGCCGTATTCAGAAGTACATCGGATAGCTATCCGGATTCGGGCTATATTACAATTCTGGATAAAAATGATCGGGTTATTTCAACCCCCGGCGGATCGGAACCTGTTTATGAAGGGGCAAAGCTCATGGAGCAGCGTAAAGACCGCACGGTATCGGCATTTTTGCATCCACACGATGTGCTGATCGATGAAGACGACAGTATCTATGTAGCCCAGTGGAATTCGAAGAAAACTTATCCAATTAAGTTGGAGCGTGTGGCCTGA
- a CDS encoding c-type cytochrome domain-containing protein encodes MNKFVLLQTPAAQPSDWVLFFGHFHPLIVHLPIGFLLIAGLLEIDRLTRRNSVSQHTITLILFWSAVSATIACLFGYMLSLAGGYDTETLNSHKWQGIGVAILAWIAWAVKSENLGRFMPVAQLLYLPSLGITLLLLLSAGHQGGNLTHGSDYLTQYAPGPIRTLAGLPPKQKEFKIEPITDVNQAIVYRQIINPILQTRCVQCHNADKSKAGLRLDTPDMIKKGSEDGPVFIAGKGNNSQLIKACLLPEEDDHHMPPKGKPQLTESQITLLTWWIDQGASFDKKVSDLAVNEAVRPALASLESGGAGSISPGNVAASTGPAPASPVLTMNVPMADPKTIDELKKTGLLVLPLSKEQNQLEVSAVNARSFNDAQAAVLPKLSEQIVWAKLGDTELSDAALVYIAKLKNLQKLHLEQTKVTDTGLQQLKGLSNLEYLNLYGTAITDAGLAELPKFKNLKTVYLWQTKVTPQGLANLKKAMPKLDIVGGIDEKAIADFAKASSETKAEEPKKN; translated from the coding sequence ATGAATAAATTCGTTCTGTTGCAGACTCCTGCGGCCCAACCTTCGGATTGGGTATTGTTTTTTGGCCATTTTCATCCGCTTATTGTTCACCTGCCGATTGGTTTTCTGCTGATTGCGGGACTTCTCGAAATAGACCGGCTGACCCGTAGAAACTCCGTAAGTCAGCATACCATTACGCTGATTCTGTTCTGGTCGGCGGTGAGTGCTACTATCGCCTGCCTATTTGGTTATATGCTTTCGCTGGCGGGGGGCTATGATACCGAAACGCTCAATAGCCATAAGTGGCAGGGAATCGGTGTTGCCATACTGGCATGGATTGCCTGGGCCGTAAAGTCGGAGAATCTGGGGCGATTTATGCCAGTTGCCCAGCTACTATACCTACCCTCGCTGGGTATTACCTTGCTATTGCTGCTAAGTGCCGGGCATCAGGGTGGTAATCTGACCCATGGGTCAGACTATCTGACGCAGTACGCACCGGGGCCAATTCGGACGCTGGCAGGCTTACCGCCTAAACAAAAAGAATTCAAGATAGAGCCAATAACAGATGTTAATCAGGCTATAGTGTATCGGCAAATCATCAACCCAATTCTACAGACCCGCTGTGTGCAATGCCATAATGCCGATAAGTCGAAAGCAGGTCTACGGCTCGATACGCCCGACATGATCAAAAAAGGCTCGGAAGATGGACCGGTATTTATTGCAGGTAAAGGTAATAATAGCCAACTCATAAAAGCCTGCCTGCTGCCCGAAGAAGATGACCATCATATGCCGCCGAAAGGGAAGCCGCAGCTAACCGAAAGCCAGATTACCCTGCTAACCTGGTGGATCGATCAGGGGGCTTCGTTCGATAAAAAAGTTTCGGACCTGGCCGTTAACGAGGCTGTTCGACCGGCTTTAGCGTCGTTGGAGAGTGGTGGAGCTGGAAGTATTTCACCGGGTAACGTAGCGGCTTCGACAGGGCCTGCGCCAGCATCGCCCGTGCTGACGATGAACGTGCCCATGGCCGACCCAAAAACGATTGATGAACTAAAGAAAACCGGGTTGCTGGTATTGCCTCTGTCGAAAGAGCAAAACCAGCTTGAGGTTAGCGCCGTAAATGCCCGTTCGTTCAATGATGCACAGGCTGCGGTATTGCCAAAACTAAGCGAACAGATTGTTTGGGCAAAGTTGGGTGATACCGAACTATCGGATGCTGCATTGGTATATATTGCCAAATTAAAGAATCTGCAAAAACTGCATCTGGAGCAAACGAAGGTGACAGACACTGGTTTGCAACAACTTAAAGGGTTAAGTAATCTGGAATACCTGAATCTATACGGAACAGCCATTACTGATGCAGGATTAGCCGAACTCCCTAAATTTAAAAATCTCAAAACGGTTTATCTCTGGCAAACCAAAGTGACACCGCAGGGGCTGGCGAATTTGAAAAAGGCAATGCCAAAACTCGACATAGTAGGCGGTATTGACGAAAAGGCTATTGCCGATTTTGCCAAAGCGTCTTCTGAAACGAAGGCGGAAGAGCCGAAAAAGAATTAG